DNA sequence from the Dreissena polymorpha isolate Duluth1 chromosome 3, UMN_Dpol_1.0, whole genome shotgun sequence genome:
AGCCGCATCACTGGTATCAACTGCTCTCCAGAAATCAACCAGACACCAGGTCGTTTCAGGAACGTCCTTGTCGGGCCATGTCTTCAAATGAAACTGTTTTACATAACGTGATTCCTTCCCCTAAAATTAAAAGTAAATGAAAAACACAATAGAAGGACAttcattaatacaaaatgaagtGTTTCCGTAAATTACTATAATGCAACACGgcaatatatttgaacaaaacgtTTTGTAATAAGTTCACTATTTGATTATATCCGTACATATAATGTTTTTTGCATTACGTAAATTCAAAACTACGCTTTAAACTTTAATCCGGTTGTGTTactaaatgcaaaaaataaacatgatatGATTGATAGCTTATATCGTAGTATTCAACATCTTTGGCTAATCAAAAAGGTAAATCAAGATACTTTATGATAATATGTTATTCAAACAGTACAATTTCATGAACAAGTGTGTCTTGATGCAGCAAACAGTAAGCATACCCGACGTATATCAAAATATCTGATATTGTATTCAAACGATTCCTCTATACCCGCATACTTGATTTCCACACCACCGTACGTGCATACACCGTTCAATTCATCTGGCCAGTATTGAAGGCATTTTAACTGaagtattaaaaaagttatgttgAGTCGCaagcatttaaatatgttttgaatgtctgATTTCATTCATCATAAGTTGTCACTTATTGGCATCGTTATTTGATACTTTAACGCAAAATATGTAAAATGTGTATACGTGATTAATAAATAGATCATGATAATACCGTTCCCATTTCAATAATGTTAGTGAGCATTGCAATCTTGTACACACGTTGCTGCCAAATCATGCGCCAGAAATCGTCAATCATATTTTCGGTTGGACCTTGCAGAACGATACATATTGGaagcaattaaaacatttaataagttTATAAAGCGTATATAGTCaacttatgttttatatttaaatatgctaTTCATTGATGAACGGAAATTTGATCTAAGTGAACATAGCTTTCATGTTGTCCAAGTATTATATATGCTAAATAACTACATTTTTGCACGTGTTAATGCGtgcataatttttaaaaataaacaaaaattaaacatgCAATATGATACCattcttttttaaatgcatttatgacTGTTGTTGTAACCATCATTCTGCAAACAGGATTCAAAGGTGACTTACCTTGTGATGCAATAAACTTGTTCACTTTCCCAAAACCCTACAATTATTACAATAAGAACAAACTATATCATGACAAGCGATGAAATTAGcgcaaacaaataataataactaaataCAACATACCAATCGATAACATCATAGTTTTAAATCGTTAATTACGTGAATAAAACATGCGTTGATATATTCGGAATCTGTTGGGTTGTTTTTCTCCAAAGGCACGCGTGAATGGTCGTCTATAAcgataaaacacattttaattaaaaaaaccaATGCGCATACTCAAAACACGCCAAATTGAGTTCCGATTTGCAAACGGTCAGTGCACTATAAGTGTTTTTTAATTAGTAAATATTATTGCTCGCCACCTTTTAAGTCGACAATAAAATTGacacatgcatataaatatattcatacagaGGTCGAAAAATGCTTCACTAAAACAAAGTTACGTTATCAATTATATAAGGTATGAATGTGGCAAGCAATATCAAGCgtaaataatgcaaaagtaatggTTGCCAAGCAAAACATGGTTCACGGGTTACCTACAGGCATACATCTCCCGGTAGCGAGTTTTTCCTCGGTTCTCTAAAGCAGTAGCTACGTCATGTTTATGAATTAGACCTTTTGGGAGTTTCTGAAAAATAGGAAGGAAAATcacgtttgtaaaatatgcaaagCTATTATTAAAGACATAACCAGAGAAATTGTTGAGAGTGCTAGAAGTGCGGACAGATTGAGATCGTGCAAGAATAGTAATTATTAACACTTGATTAACTGCTTTACTTTATCCATCGTCTTCTAGCAATATACACGTAGACCTTGCAAGTATGTTAACAGTCTAATAAATAATACTCACGGCAAATTCGTCTTCAAAGAACAATGATCCTGTTTTAGTCTTTTCACGAATGTAGTCCCAAAATAAATGCATCTTGATTCCTGGGATTAAGTCCTGGAAACTGTAGTAATCGCCGCTAGCTGCGTCTAAAATAAAAGAATAGATTTTACTGAAAGATAAATCAACAAATCCGGAAATCCGGATGTAATTTATTCCTTTTTGGTATTGACAACGAGTTTTCAGCTTCGTCGTTTACTAGGTTTATATCCCCGGTCACGATATATGAGCATTTATGTTTTACTTGCATAAAAATAAAAGCTCAAGTACACCGCATATCATAACATTAAACCTTTGTCACAATATACTGTCAATAATCATATTGTTTAAATGCTGTATTAATAAACATACTTTCGTAAACTTTTGCATTGGCATCTGTGTCTGTATACCCGAGATTTTCATGCGCATTTTCCTGTCTATGCGGTTTTGTTATGTCAGTTAATTCAGCAGAAAAACTTGGACGATGCTTGTTTCTGAAATTGATGTTTCTTTTATTTCGTATAAATAAATATGGACGCTTATAAACTAATTCAAATCGAGATGGGTACGAAATCAAGAATAGGCTTAAATGAAACTCTACGcaatgaaattttatttattagTTTACACAAAATTAAACTCAACTTATTAAAGTTGAGTAATTATTGATAAGAAGTTCAACAGTTAATTTGCCGTATTAAACAAActttatacattttgtttttgcaattcGTAGAAATATGTAAGTGAATACATTGCGGGATTCGAAATATAGATTAAAAGATTACGAAATTTGACCAtggtaaaatataataaaatatggtaaAATTATGTCAGTCAATATTTGATAAACACCACTTTATAAGATCAGTGTAAACACAGTTTTCCTTGGGCAGTCTGCGTAAGAAGTCAATTCAAGTAAGGTGAATCAGAACAGGAAGATTACttaattattatgtttgattataaaCTGATAAATCAAACGTATTTATAACTACGTTAAATAAAACCGAGTATGTAAACCATTATAATAAGCTTAAAAAATTACTTCGGGTGCGTTCGTTTTTTATAGAACCACAGACCGACAGCAATTGCAATTATAACGGCTAAAGCAGCTCCCACGCCACCCCCGATCGCGCCTGCTGAAGTTTGCTTGCTGTCTTCAgcttgaataaaaataataatgcacgaatatgtttatatgaatcaaataaaacttctttaaaatacttcaaacatttttatttggaCGCATCCATGAAAAAACGCAATTGTATTAACCATTGTATGATATGTATTTGCAGAATTGAATAAGGTCTAATTTGATTACTGAAGGTGTAGAGGCATTTAGACCAAACCATATTATGCTAACAAACATAGTTCTTATGACAGTTAGTACTAACGTGTACACAGTTCGCCTTCTAGTCGGGAACCTCCACGACACTGTGTCGAATACAAGGCGCACGAGCCATTCACATGATGGCACTTATTGCAATTACAGTCGCTGGAACAGTTTTCGCCGTAGAAACCATGGTCACATTCTAATTTAAAAGATACGAATCATGAAATGGACAAGTTGCACAAATAGTTATAATAGTTGACTTAAAAGTACTATATAGAATGTAACTGTGAGAAAAGAGAAATTGTTAAGGCAACAACCACAAATGCTTTGCAAATACATGCGGTTGCACGCAAACAATTCTAGACATCTTCAAAGAGAAGGAAATGATAGGACTAGCCTTTGTCCAGAATGCAAGCTTTAAACTACAGCGGTAAATGGTAACAGTGAAAGAGGCACCGTTTAGAATGGAAGACGTTTAAAACGCATTTCATTGTATACTTGAGAACATTTTGTGCTGTGGGGTAAGTTTGCGTTAGGTTTCTGAAAGCACAAACAACAAAAATAGTAGCAATTAAGTTTCGTTATACGTGCGCGTGCAATTGACGTATTACTTGAACGATAACATGagcaatattaataaatataatatttatattctcaatttacaGGGTGAAATAAAAGCCATAACAATGTTGGTATCATACCTATACTGCAATTATCAAATCGCCAGCCCTTTGAACACAAATTGCCTGGACAGTGACCGTTGATATGGTCGCACACAGAGTTGTCTTTGCAATGACATAACGACGCGCAATTCTTTCCAAAAGAGCCCTGCATGCATTCTGAATACACGGATCAAGATATAGGTACATTGAAACTAACTAAAATACGCAATTGAGCAAACCATGAATTGACAAAACAAAATCAGGTTAAACATGGCAAAACATCATATTTTTCTTTGAGTTGCAGAAACACagtgtatgattttaaaattggtaatgtacatgtataagttaaTACCTGTGCTGCAGTTATGACCTGTCCATCCCGGCGAACACTCTTTGTCAGAACAGTTGCCTGACACGTGGTCACAGCCTATGATTTCCTTACAATGGCAGGGGAAGGAGCAGTTCATCCCAAAGTAACCACTGTCACAAGCTTCAACAAACCCCATATCGGTCATTCCACAATATCGTAGTTCTTGCATTTATAATCgatacaacataaaaatgaatgtaaaaccATTGCTTAAGGTTTATAAATTTTggtatttataacaaatacaaaaacgtTAGACgtttaatgttttgaaattagTTGAAaattaacaagataagtattgatgcaaagcatcaaagggcgtcgggaatttcagtgtaaaaggcactcaacgaagttacatggaacaattGTATTTCTACTgtacatattaatatattggccaattattttaaacaaaatagaaaaagatactggtataaccattatctatgattttttgttataactgacaaattaccattatctatgatgttgtgttataacccccaaataaccattatctatgattttgtgttgtaactcccaaatatttcatagttcatttaatttacattggtttccttttttttactggcatccgtgtgcaattttcattaatggaacagaactgtgtaggttttaaaaaatcggcttcatcttgtaagcgtaatttcatattttctcaacttcaaggggagatgattctgaacttattcttacgttgctcatttacgataggggttgagtactaattgatatgaaaacactgtaaaagttttaatgtgtttacgaacacCACACCCTCTCACAcgtatatttcatgggcataagaaaaacaaaaaaatggttacaataaaacagcatatttatttaaactaaaatgtctacatcaaaacaaaaagttaacacaaataaaataatttgattttactggggctcgaaccttgggcctctcacatgtgaagcgagcgtgtaaccactacactacggaaccgcttgaaaaatcaccttcttactaagatattaataagtgactgtagtgtaacggttatcaataaagcaataaacctagtaatcgctgtcgtcttgtaaaattgaagaaaatacgcgttaaccaaaactcgaacagcaaaagtctgcgctattgttagaaaaaacacaaaataaatatattttgattaggttttgtttttatacaaaaccagaaagtttcaccggttcgcgtatttgcccagtccatctgatcttttattattgcccagtccctgtaatcagttattaattaaaagaattagctttgcattattggcaataaatgttgtagtaaatgtaataggcacaaatgcagtacttatttacactaatttacacaacaaaatcaccactatgcaagatattctgacaacaaaaatgtatacattgatccttaaaataacttctcctcccataagcgaaaaaaaaacgtattacatacgagtcgccgcacttcagtgcgacgccaatggtCATTGGTTAATTTGTTATTTGCTATAATAATAAAAGGAGTGCAAAGACGGCCTCTTTGGATTCGAGAGCTTATCTAAATGCAACTGTAAAGAAAGAGTTTCATGCGACCACGTTTATTGTATGTACAAAAGATGTGATTGgagaaatataaatattaattatactaTTGCTGATGCAATATGTCCTTTGTAATGATTACTGTTAAAGTGGTACTACCAAAATATTACCGCTGCTACAATACAAATGACATATTTGCCCAAACGTTCATCATGATTGAGCAATTACAACTTACATGGAAAATTATAACTTACTACATTGCAGAACAAATTATCATAGCAGTTCTAGTCGCATCATTTGAGAATGCAGCTAATCTTCTTTCGTTTGTCAAACAAAGGGAAGTTAAATATAATTCGTAATCATGTTGTAAGTTGTAAAATTTTAGCCGGGAATGAAATGCGATTATTTGGAACTTCATTGCGGGATGTATATACCAATATACCAACAAACTGAcggtaaaaacattaaattaataatcaCAATTTTTGTGACGCAGAagatatattgaaagttgttttaAAGGAATGTCGATGAcgatattttaacaatattttaaagtcactataacactcaaaatcaacgaaaatttcgttacgtttttcgtaaaataaagttaacaccttaacaatcagtgttccttatagcaatagccaaaatttcaacgctagatgtggtatgattacttagatttttgtagattCAACATGctcgtttttgtttatttgtggccacatttaattccgggtgtgtagaaataccgaaatccccgtaataaCCGAAATACCCCGTAATCCCCAGAAATcaccagaaatccccaataatatttatcatttatcaaaatactgcggatattaaaatagaatattgcaaaatacaatctattaactgataaaaaattgttattatccatgtttggtagtgaaaaactaaaatatatacataattattgggagttcgagtatgaatccatagtgcatgttttcacaagcacaatcaggtacagaaatccccgctgtaaagctcttcaagtgtcaaaaaatcatctgggtggctttttgatattagaaagaataggtacagacaaaaacttaacaacaatatttacagcggggatttctgtacctgatcgtgcttgtgaaaacatgcactatggattcatactcggaatcccaataattatgtatatattttagttttttactaccaaacatggataaaaaacaatttttcatcagtgaatagattgtattttgcaatattctattttaatatccgcagtattttgataaataataaatattattggggatttctggtgATTTCTGGTGATTTCGGGgtatttcggtaattacgggtaTTTCGAtatttctacacacccggaattaattgtggccacaaataaataaaaacgagcatgttgaatctacaaaaatctaagtaatcataccacatctagcgttgaaattttggctattgctataaggaacactgattgtttaggcgttaactttattttaagtaatacttaacgaaattttcgttgattttgagcgttatagttactttaacaatatttatttgacgTTTTTAAAGGTTGAAGCATTTACTGATACCGTTTGACTTCTAGGGTAATTTTTGTTATACACCCTACAAACACAAGTACATTGGCATTAAAATATCGCATGATATATTGCATGAATACTCGAATTAATGATATTGCAAAAATCCTTAAAAATGCATAGATtcctaaataaatattgttcttaaaCAAATAGAGATATTTCGACGAATCGTAGCATCATTAGTTTGAGATGATATCTTACAGTTCAATAATACATTGATATAACACTCGAAAGATCAGCAAAGAGTACCTACAAAAATGACGATTTAATGTTTAATGATTAATTATAAAAAGTATTTGAATTTATATATGATACAACACGTGACATAAATGTGGGAAAACTATATCTGATACGGCTAATAATAGATAAAAAAGATACGACAAAGATCTAATTTGTTTTAACCATGCATAAAGCTGGAATATACCACACATAATATTGCAATGTGCATGTTGGAAATTGGAATGTTATACACTTGCTTATTTTATTCTCCATATTATGTATAATTAACAGGATTCGTCATCAATATGTAAACGTTTCAGATAACAGCAGTACAATTAAACGAATTGCTGTTGTAAATGAACAGATACAACTTTCTTCATTTGCAATAGGTCCATCCAGAGGCACACTGATTATCAGTGCAATTGCCAAAGATGTGTTGACATTTTAGCCCTTCCTTACAATGAAATTCCGACGAGCAGTATGCACTTAACATTCCTCGTTGACATTCTGTATAAAAAtttcataattaatatttaaaaaatgtgattgtTAGTTTGTAAATTTACTATATAATTGCTATTGGTATATCCTTAACACGGTACAGAATGTCGACTAAAGCTCTCAGATCGCAAATGAAGCAATGCTTTACACATTACATGCATTATTTCTACcgtacatttacaaataaaaacatttgacattttggGATATGTTTATTCGAGATAATTGAATATCTTCTTGAGAAATGTTCAAGGTATTTTGTATAGatatattgaaattatgtatGACTTGAAACTAGTCTTCAAGTACTGAGGTTGACTTTGTACATTTGTAATAAATGATATGTAAGTATAAGAAGCGCTGCatattataatgttaattttCATTTGTTGAAAGGTAATACTCTAGAGAGATCGTTTAGTAGTAAACATACTTCCCAGTTACTTTACTATGTGATGGCCTGTTCTTAGCTATATGATTCAACAAGCATAACATtccatataataattattaaagcaAGTATTACAATAAACCTACTTACATGTGTTTCATGAGCAACGCAAAAGgtttttcaaacaaaacagcAACATTGCAATCTTCCATCAAAATCGCTATTTGTAAATGACATttcttatttatcattttataataaCTTTGTGGGACGCGTGCGTTCGTGTAAAAATGCCAAATTGGATGCTAAACGTTAATACATTTTATagctatatttatttatttaaagaatataaCCAGCACATGCACAAGAATACTtgcttatatgtttatataatctttaatttaataattatgagGAAAAACACATAACGATAATGAGTTTAGGACCAATAGtcagttaaattaataaatgaattgaTATATGTAATTTCATTAAACATATATACTGTAGATGTTCGGTATGTGACTTATTAAAACAGTTCCCGACGACAATATCAGGTACGAACGATATCACTCATATTTCCGTTCACAAAAGAAAGTCTCGTTGTTTGCAACTTTTATCGCACAAAGCGGTTTTGAGACGATTATAATGGTCTTTACTCATTGGC
Encoded proteins:
- the LOC127871519 gene encoding receptor-type tyrosine-protein phosphatase epsilon-like — translated: MHQYGPKCSFACHCNGMEDCDKISGSCPGVCDNGWKGDSCSGACDSGYFGMNCSFPCHCKEIIGCDHVSGNCSDKECSPGWTGHNCSTECMQGSFGKNCASLCHCKDNSVCDHINGHCPGNLCSKGWRFDNCSIECDHGFYGENCSSDCNCNKCHHVNGSCALYSTQCRGGSRLEGELCTPEDSKQTSAGAIGGGVGAALAVIIAIAVGLWFYKKRTHPKNKHRPSFSAELTDITKPHRQENAHENLGYTDTDANAKVYENAASGDYYSFQDLIPGIKMHLFWDYIREKTKTGSLFFEDEFAKLPKGLIHKHDVATALENRGKTRYREMYAYDHSRVPLEKNNPTDSEYINACFIHGFGKVNKFIASQGPTENMIDDFWRMIWQQRVYKIAMLTNIIEMGTLKCLQYWPDELNGVCTYGGVEIKYAGIEESFEYNIRYFDIRRGKESRYVKQFHLKTWPDKDVPETTWCLVDFWRAVDTSDAANISPIVVHCSAGVGRTGTFIALDILITQARMEGSIRPLQMVEALRQQRVNMVQTKEQYKYLHEAVAEALLIGTHPVLTRQFASVVDYMMGKERESRTTRLEEQFNLIVKSVQEVPESAEEQSSGPTYGNMETVMSEIHAYRPQLQKRGSKFIQRLGAIFLPTVGKTNALLVCMSPTDQHMEEFWSLVDEHHVTTVISLASPGSATYETCQYLGARGSGRVGQFSVNYIHEKKNKGSVERTFSFRDENHEDEDYLTTIKQFQLTSWLEGHDTPSDMQSVLDLLEEVLKWQPHLSDKRPILIHCQTGFMRCGLTALVLNEIQRIRKENGQINIVESFKTMKTRCRDLVHNKTQYRFCYEAILTYITNSGTYQNL